In the genome of Quercus robur chromosome 3, dhQueRobu3.1, whole genome shotgun sequence, one region contains:
- the LOC126717160 gene encoding phosphoglycerate mutase-like protein AT74: MHSNPNHSTLSVLPKRIIIMRHGESRGNLDYSAYSTTPDHQIPLTEVGLAQAQDAGARLRHLISTASSTDSWRVHFYVSPYARAQSTLRELGRSFTKKRIIGVREECRIREQDFGNFQVEERMKATKRTRQMFGRFFYRFPEGESAADVFDRVSSFLESLWRDIDMNRLHHDPSHDLTLIIVSHGLTSQVFLMKWFKWTVEQFERLNNLGNCEFRVMELGDGGEYSLAIHHTEEEMHEWGLDADMIADQKWRINAHKGALNGNCPWYLDAFFDHLDDSDDNEDSVDESSIDSSRL, translated from the exons ATGCATTCAAATCCAAACCATTCAACATTGTCAGTGCTCCCAAAGCGCATAATCATAATGCGACACGGCGAGTCAAGGGGCAATTTGGACTATTCAGCCTACAGCACAACCCCGGACCACCAAATCCCGCTCACcgaagtgggcctggcccaggCCCAAGACGCCGGGGCCCGACTCCGCCACCTCATCTCCACAGCCTCCTCCACGGACTCGTGGCGCGTGCACTTCTACGTGTCCCCATACGCCCGCGCCCAATCGACGCTGAGAGAACTGGGTCGGAGCTTCACGAAGAAACGGATCATAGGGGTCCGAGAAGAGTGTCGGATCCGAGAGCAAGACTTCGGGAACTTCCAGGTGGAAGAGAGGATGAAAGCGACCAAACGAACGCGCCAGATGTTCGGTCGTTTCTTCTATCGTTTCCCTGAAGGCGAGTCCGCTGCTGACGTCTTCGACCGCGTTTCTA GTTTTCTTGAATCACTGTGGAGGGACATAGACATGAACAGGCTTCACCATGACCCTTCCCATGACTTGACTCTTATAATCGTCTCACATGGGCTAACCTCACAGGTCTTCCTCATGAAGTGGTTCAAGTGGACTGTTGAGCAATTTGAGCGCCTAAACAATCTTGGGAACTGTGAATTCCGAGTGATGGAATTAGGAGATGGTGGAGAATACAGCTTAGCAATCCATCACACAGAGGAGGAAATGCATGAATGGGGACTTGATGCTGATATGATAGCTGACCAAAAATGGCGAATCAATGCCCACAAGGGTGCATTGAATGGAAATTGTCCCTGGTATCTTGATGCTTTCTTTGACCATCTAGATGACTCGGATGACAATGAAGACAGTGTGGACGAATCCTCAATTGATTCTTCTAGACTCTAG